In the genome of Dehalococcoidia bacterium, one region contains:
- a CDS encoding acetate/propionate family kinase — protein MRILTINTGSSSVKASVFATAGGERLLLSAAGERLGAAGARIKLSDAAGKTLREQRGDLPDHAAALRLLFGWLRDLDPQAAPDAIGHRVVHGGARFIEPTRISAEMLAELGKLEAIDPDHLPQAIAGIRLALEAYPELPQVACFDTAFHRHKPRVATLYGLPRGLLEAGIVRYGFHGLSYESVLERLRTKAPEAAAGRLVIAHLGNGASMAAVRDGVGVDTTMGFSPTGGLVMGTRTGDLDPGVLLYLQRQRGLSADALSELVNTRGGLLGVSGTSSDMRDLLANERADPRAAEAVALFCYQAQKFLGGLVAVLGGLDCLVFTGGIGEHAAQVRARICSGLAFLGLALDERRNAAHDAIISAETSRVRVRVLPTDEALMIARHTARLVGERGAADVHL, from the coding sequence GTGCGCATCCTGACGATTAATACCGGGTCCTCCAGCGTGAAGGCGAGCGTCTTCGCGACTGCCGGCGGCGAGCGCTTGCTGCTGTCCGCGGCTGGGGAGCGGCTCGGCGCGGCGGGCGCGCGGATCAAGCTCAGCGACGCGGCGGGTAAGACTCTGCGCGAGCAGCGGGGCGACCTCCCCGATCATGCCGCAGCGCTGCGGCTTCTGTTCGGCTGGCTGCGGGATCTGGATCCGCAGGCCGCGCCGGACGCGATCGGCCACCGCGTGGTGCACGGCGGCGCTCGCTTCATCGAGCCGACCCGCATCAGCGCCGAGATGCTGGCGGAGCTGGGCAAGCTCGAAGCGATCGACCCCGACCACCTGCCGCAGGCGATCGCCGGCATCCGTCTCGCGCTGGAGGCGTATCCGGAACTGCCGCAGGTCGCCTGCTTCGACACGGCCTTTCACCGGCACAAGCCACGCGTGGCGACGCTCTACGGCCTGCCGCGCGGGCTGCTGGAAGCCGGCATCGTGCGCTACGGCTTCCATGGCCTCTCGTACGAATCTGTGCTGGAGCGCCTGCGGACCAAAGCGCCGGAGGCGGCGGCCGGCCGGTTGGTGATCGCCCATCTGGGCAACGGCGCCAGCATGGCGGCGGTGCGCGACGGCGTGGGCGTCGACACGACGATGGGTTTCAGCCCCACGGGGGGGCTGGTGATGGGCACGCGCACCGGCGACCTCGATCCCGGCGTGCTGCTCTACCTGCAGCGGCAGCGCGGTCTCTCCGCCGACGCCCTGAGCGAACTGGTCAACACGCGCGGCGGCCTGCTCGGCGTTTCCGGCACTAGCTCAGACATGCGCGATCTCCTGGCGAATGAGCGGGCCGATCCACGCGCGGCCGAGGCGGTCGCGCTGTTCTGCTATCAAGCGCAAAAATTCCTCGGCGGGCTGGTGGCCGTGCTCGGCGGGCTGGACTGCCTGGTGTTCACCGGCGGCATCGGCGAGCACGCGGCGCAGGTTCGCGCCCGCATATGCTCCGGCCTGGCGTTTCTCGGCCTGGCGCTGGACGAGCGGCGCAATGCCGCGCACGACGCCATCATTTCGGCCGAGACCAGCCGCGTGCGCGTACGTGTGCTGCCGACGGATGAAGCGCTGATGATCGCCCGCCACACCGCGCGGCTGGTGGGCGAGAGAGGAGCCGCAGATGTTCACCTTTGA